In Spirobacillus cienkowskii, a genomic segment contains:
- a CDS encoding flagellin — MGLRIISGSGPVDKDLSQTQSNSSYGLEKLSISIQIFEKGVATVEPTVSEQFLAKARELNQYKQNAKHGTLLTQFAVSQLNILSNSIKRLKEVVAQSLNPALSDKERSYLFVEYQANYDDIVNVSQNSYFMQQQIFNVPNEENLQIQFEIGNNLNNNGSAAHIIVIEKLNKIKTFPQDLGIPSVKDLISSVSGVAIEDVLEYFDVNKTNELSTVFDIACMHLLEYRINFEELNTRFNLANQAIQVAYDNAIAAHSTIVDLDYAAELTNLAKAKILVLAKNSLIVQRHDLTKQTVLTLIDNCTKNNS, encoded by the coding sequence ATGGGTTTAAGAATAATAAGTGGTTCAGGACCTGTTGACAAAGATTTATCTCAAACACAAAGTAACAGTAGCTATGGTTTAGAAAAACTTTCTATAAGCATTCAAATTTTTGAAAAAGGGGTAGCTACTGTAGAACCGACGGTTTCTGAACAATTTTTAGCAAAAGCTCGTGAACTCAACCAATATAAACAAAATGCAAAGCATGGAACGCTATTAACGCAATTTGCAGTCTCGCAATTAAATATTTTATCAAATAGTATCAAAAGATTAAAAGAAGTTGTTGCCCAATCGTTGAATCCTGCTCTTTCTGATAAAGAACGAAGTTATTTGTTTGTTGAATATCAAGCCAATTATGACGATATCGTTAATGTGTCACAAAATTCTTATTTTATGCAACAGCAAATTTTTAATGTTCCAAATGAAGAAAATCTGCAAATTCAGTTTGAAATTGGGAATAATTTAAACAATAACGGTTCTGCTGCGCATATCATTGTAATAGAAAAATTAAATAAAATTAAAACATTTCCTCAGGATTTAGGTATTCCTTCTGTAAAAGATCTGATTTCTTCTGTAAGTGGAGTTGCGATTGAAGATGTGCTTGAGTATTTTGATGTCAATAAAACTAATGAGTTGAGTACTGTTTTTGATATCGCTTGCATGCACTTGTTGGAATATCGTATAAATTTTGAAGAGCTAAATACCCGTTTTAATCTTGCTAATCAAGCAATCCAGGTTGCTTATGATAATGCAATTGCAGCGCATTCTACAATTGTAGATCTGGATTATGCAGCTGAGTTAACAAATTTAGCGAAGGCAAAAATATTGGTTCTCGCAAAAAATAGTTTAATTGTGCAGCGTCATGATTTAACAAAGCAAACAGTATTGACATTAATAGACAATTGTACAAAAAATAATAGCTAA
- a CDS encoding KGG domain-containing protein has protein sequence MNTNNKNNSNSSNSGSKMTAEEMGRKGGEATAATHGKEFYREIGHKGGEKRAEQMRKAEEEKGSAQSNKQAKNSENENDNKE, from the coding sequence ATGAATACAAATAATAAAAATAATAGTAATTCATCAAATTCAGGATCAAAAATGACTGCTGAAGAAATGGGAAGAAAAGGAGGAGAAGCCACTGCGGCAACACATGGAAAAGAATTTTATAGAGAGATAGGGCATAAAGGAGGAGAAAAGAGAGCAGAACAAATGAGGAAAGCCGAAGAAGAAAAAGGCTCTGCACAAAGTAATAAACAGGCAAAAAACAGTGAAAATGAAAATGATAATAAAGAATAG
- a CDS encoding winged helix-turn-helix domain-containing protein, with protein MKVLIIEESIKSGLFLKKGLTERGYVVDTEALIQEGLLKPQNSIYDFIILEIPANENNHWKYLKQFRDINTHSFLIIISACHCVEDKILSLNLGADDYLTKPFSFLELIARLNTISRRNKCIQKKYIKIKDLEIDLNQHKLIRNGNTIHLTPKEFSLLSLLIQNRGFVLSRCEILEKLWNVSYDTDSNIIDVHIKRLRSKIEDGLSSKFIKTVRGAGYMFETEKS; from the coding sequence ATGAAAGTCTTGATAATTGAGGAATCTATAAAATCGGGCTTATTTTTAAAAAAAGGTTTAACGGAAAGGGGTTATGTAGTTGATACTGAAGCTTTAATCCAGGAAGGTTTGCTTAAGCCACAAAACTCTATCTATGATTTTATAATATTAGAAATACCTGCAAATGAAAATAATCACTGGAAATATTTAAAACAATTTAGAGATATTAACACTCACTCTTTTCTTATAATTATTTCCGCTTGTCATTGTGTTGAAGATAAAATTTTAAGTTTAAACCTTGGAGCTGATGATTACTTAACTAAACCGTTTTCTTTTTTAGAACTTATTGCAAGACTGAATACCATTTCCCGGAGAAATAAATGCATTCAAAAAAAGTATATAAAAATAAAAGATCTAGAAATTGATTTGAATCAACATAAATTAATTCGTAACGGAAACACGATTCACCTTACCCCCAAAGAATTTAGTTTACTTTCTTTGCTTATTCAAAATCGTGGATTTGTATTATCAAGGTGTGAAATTTTAGAAAAACTTTGGAACGTTAGCTATGATACTGACTCCAATATTATTGATGTTCATATCAAAAGATTGCGCTCTAAAATTGAAGATGGACTTTCCAGCAAATTTATTAAAACTGTTCGTGGAGCGGGCTACATGTTTGAAACCGAAAAGTCATGA
- a CDS encoding methyl-accepting chemotaxis protein — protein sequence MENDLNNDNTSLSASDCMASMLSAQRQLMISIRRLNELVAFSQSTDIEADRQFLLALQGQFRKISDNVSSVTDNLGNLLEFRKTKDREIQRASFNLDNTRQAIGESIITLNVTSDYIRESIVMSRHSLAETRKTADRSRAWGRLGSDLLHDFNTFQDQTEQLTEVVKSWDELMSKTQVLQNEVFQHSQNTREAIQGVTSAMIGGRDRMNAVQEKISILANRVSDIGSIIEVIDDISEQTNLLALNASIEAARAGDQGKGFAVVADDIRKLAERSSTATRDIYDRIEAIQEETSGAMGAIREGHDVIEAGVKKANTADSLLKELREKIGQLSRQAIGLDDQLGTAKNLCEGNKSRSREMFRTIRKITETGTFARDLVNQVETSLTGIVAAGTSSLAAIQLEMKKLLEIVNSLEQAQSVMRQVHDWVHHVSVTLGEAKSDSEVASSQCSSGLHQVELSFKHLDTDRSALESLQQVGKDISSNVDKVVLASEYLKNLLAGGVMLQIGTPGQVLVLKEDGKFSVTDSSMPTNNSEEGDGDKESKDVN from the coding sequence GTGGAAAATGATTTAAATAATGATAACACATCATTATCAGCATCAGACTGCATGGCGTCTATGTTAAGCGCGCAGCGACAATTGATGATCTCAATTAGAAGGTTGAATGAACTTGTTGCGTTTTCTCAGAGCACAGACATCGAGGCAGATAGGCAGTTTTTACTTGCATTACAAGGGCAATTTCGAAAAATTAGCGATAATGTTTCAAGTGTAACTGATAATTTAGGAAATCTACTAGAATTTAGAAAAACCAAAGATCGAGAAATACAAAGAGCATCTTTTAATTTAGACAATACACGACAAGCAATTGGTGAAAGCATCATCACTCTTAATGTCACTTCTGATTACATTAGAGAAAGTATTGTGATGAGCCGTCATTCATTAGCAGAAACAAGAAAAACGGCAGATAGAAGTCGCGCATGGGGACGTCTTGGATCAGACCTATTGCATGATTTTAATACATTTCAAGATCAAACAGAGCAATTAACAGAAGTGGTTAAAAGTTGGGATGAATTGATGAGTAAAACCCAAGTATTGCAAAACGAGGTATTTCAGCATTCGCAAAATACCCGAGAAGCGATTCAGGGTGTCACCTCTGCCATGATTGGAGGGCGTGATCGGATGAATGCGGTGCAAGAAAAAATATCAATATTGGCAAATCGCGTTTCAGATATTGGAAGTATTATTGAAGTGATTGATGACATTTCAGAACAAACAAATTTACTCGCCCTGAATGCAAGTATCGAAGCAGCAAGAGCAGGAGATCAAGGAAAAGGGTTTGCTGTGGTTGCAGATGATATTCGTAAGCTTGCCGAAAGGTCGAGTACTGCTACACGAGATATTTATGATCGTATTGAAGCTATTCAAGAAGAGACTTCGGGGGCAATGGGAGCAATTCGTGAGGGGCATGATGTGATAGAAGCCGGGGTAAAAAAAGCAAATACCGCGGATTCATTGCTAAAAGAGCTACGCGAAAAAATTGGGCAATTATCAAGACAAGCAATAGGTTTGGACGATCAGCTAGGGACAGCTAAAAATTTATGCGAAGGCAACAAATCACGCTCTCGTGAAATGTTTAGAACAATTAGAAAAATTACAGAGACAGGGACATTTGCTCGAGATTTGGTCAATCAAGTTGAAACAAGTTTAACGGGGATTGTTGCTGCAGGAACAAGTAGTTTGGCGGCAATTCAGCTGGAGATGAAAAAATTGCTAGAAATTGTGAATAGTTTAGAACAGGCACAAAGTGTGATGCGACAAGTTCATGATTGGGTTCACCATGTTTCTGTCACTCTTGGAGAGGCGAAATCGGATTCTGAGGTGGCATCGAGTCAATGTTCAAGTGGTTTGCATCAAGTTGAGTTATCGTTCAAACATTTGGATACAGATCGATCCGCTTTGGAGTCTTTGCAGCAAGTTGGCAAAGATATTTCGAGTAACGTTGATAAAGTTGTTTTAGCGAGTGAGTATTTAAAGAATTTGCTTGCTGGCGGTGTTATGCTGCAAATTGGAACTCCTGGGCAGGTTCTTGTGCTGAAAGAAGATGGAAAATTTTCTGTCACAGATAGTTCTATGCCAACAAATAATTCAGAAGAAGGTGATGGAGACAAAGAATCTAAGGATGTTAATTAA
- a CDS encoding DUF892 family protein translates to MMTQVGTQKLFIDAMKELLELEYDALEAYNVAVSKIGKEECKKKLQEFLKDHENHINKLKEYLKKHAIEIPSGPSSKQWLTKGKVYLGNLIGDRKVIEAMLSNERDVIMAYENVTQRTDKWPEIVTFLNKAYDDEKKHKIGLETILDKFL, encoded by the coding sequence ATGATGACTCAGGTTGGTACACAAAAACTATTTATTGATGCCATGAAAGAACTTTTGGAACTAGAATATGATGCCCTAGAGGCTTATAATGTAGCAGTGAGTAAAATTGGCAAAGAAGAATGTAAAAAAAAACTGCAGGAATTTTTAAAAGATCATGAAAATCACATTAATAAATTAAAAGAATATTTAAAAAAACATGCAATCGAAATTCCTTCAGGTCCAAGTTCAAAGCAATGGCTAACCAAAGGAAAAGTTTATCTTGGTAATTTAATTGGAGATCGTAAAGTAATTGAAGCAATGTTGAGCAATGAGCGTGATGTGATTATGGCCTATGAAAATGTAACCCAGCGTACTGATAAGTGGCCTGAAATTGTTACTTTTTTGAATAAGGCTTATGATGATGAAAAAAAGCATAAAATTGGTTTGGAAACTATATTAGATAAGTTTCTTTAA
- a CDS encoding branched-chain amino acid aminotransferase, translating to MSSVVKSSLENPNYKILKNLLPKNEQKTPPKPNDNIPFGSIATNHMLICDYDPQKNGWQVPEITKFKSFSVCPSAVVFHYGQTIFEGLKAYQSLSNQNEVFLFRPDQNAKRMTRSATRLSMIPFPEDLFVNCIKELVKAEKDWILPPPGALYIRPSLISLDKGISYRASETYRFFIIASPAKSYFTNETGVSVYIERNFSRAALGGAGEAKCGGNYAAALPSLNDAKEKGAEQVLWLDAFEHRYVEEAGAMNVMFVYNQKIITPMLTGSILHGVTRASVIELAKYLGYEVEEKRIEINQIIEDAKNGKLTEMFACGTAVVISPVHTMLDGEQKISINNCQTGSVTMHLKNELIGIQTGTKPDPFGWRCPIF from the coding sequence ATGAGTTCAGTTGTTAAATCAAGTCTTGAAAACCCTAACTATAAAATTTTAAAAAATTTATTACCAAAAAACGAACAAAAAACTCCTCCCAAACCAAACGATAACATTCCATTTGGCTCAATCGCTACAAACCATATGCTAATTTGTGATTATGATCCACAGAAAAATGGTTGGCAAGTGCCCGAAATTACAAAATTTAAATCTTTTTCTGTGTGCCCAAGCGCGGTTGTCTTTCATTACGGTCAAACAATTTTTGAAGGTCTTAAAGCCTATCAGTCTCTTAGCAACCAAAATGAAGTTTTTTTATTTCGCCCAGACCAAAACGCAAAACGCATGACGCGCTCTGCAACGCGACTCAGTATGATTCCTTTTCCAGAAGATCTATTTGTCAATTGTATTAAAGAGCTTGTCAAAGCCGAGAAAGATTGGATCCTTCCGCCTCCTGGTGCGTTATACATTCGTCCATCACTTATCTCTTTAGACAAAGGCATCTCTTACCGCGCCTCAGAAACATATCGTTTTTTTATTATCGCAAGCCCTGCAAAAAGCTATTTTACCAATGAAACAGGGGTTTCTGTTTATATTGAAAGAAACTTTTCGCGTGCCGCATTGGGTGGTGCGGGAGAAGCAAAGTGTGGTGGAAATTATGCTGCCGCATTGCCGTCTTTAAATGACGCAAAAGAAAAAGGCGCCGAACAGGTTTTATGGCTGGATGCTTTTGAACATCGTTACGTTGAAGAAGCCGGAGCAATGAATGTCATGTTTGTTTACAATCAAAAAATAATCACACCAATGTTAACTGGCAGTATCTTACATGGTGTAACCCGAGCTTCTGTTATTGAATTGGCTAAATATCTTGGTTACGAAGTAGAAGAAAAAAGAATTGAAATTAACCAAATTATTGAAGATGCCAAAAACGGCAAACTAACCGAAATGTTTGCGTGTGGCACAGCTGTTGTCATATCACCAGTTCATACCATGCTCGATGGCGAACAAAAAATATCAATCAATAATTGCCAAACCGGCTCTGTCACAATGCATCTAAAAAATGAACTCATCGGTATTCAAACAGGAACAAAACCAGATCCCTTTGGTTGGAGGTGCCCAATTTTTTAG
- a CDS encoding cytochrome c oxidase subunit I, which translates to MGKYNLIDNNFLTTRNTLFSWLTTLDHKRIAILYFISISFYFLVGGLFAILLRLELFQNRIHQATETSYMITANQYNEMFTFHGSIMVFVVIIPLIPSTLGNFLLPLMIGAKDMAFPKLNLTSFYLYFIGSLFFIAILAFGGLDTGWTFYTPYSTQTNTAVTMAVVGAFVLGFSSVLNGINFIVTVHKMRAPGMTWFRLPLFVWAVYSTAIIQVLATPILAVTLFLLAIERLLGVGIFDPSLGGDPILFQNFFWFYSHPAVYIMILPAFGIISELTTTHSQKNIFGYKAVAISSIVIALFSFFVWGHHMFTSGQSAIASVTFSFLTYTVAVPTAIKVFSWVATLYKGSIRFCTPMFYVFSFLILFVIGGVTGVFLGALAVDVHLHNTYFLVAHFHYVMMGGALIAWLGGVYHWWPKITGKKYNDKIGILACILIFIGFNLTFFPQFIMGSRGMPRRSYDYLPEYQIFHDLSTIGSIILSIALILAFINLMSSLLKGKNETKPNPWNSKTLEWQHNTVIPPTENFTTQPVVISNPYEFNK; encoded by the coding sequence ATGGGTAAATATAATCTTATTGATAATAATTTTTTAACCACAAGAAATACTCTATTTTCTTGGCTCACAACTCTTGATCACAAAAGAATTGCAATATTATATTTTATTTCAATTTCATTTTACTTTTTAGTTGGAGGACTTTTTGCGATACTTTTAAGGTTAGAATTATTTCAAAATCGCATTCACCAAGCTACTGAAACTTCTTATATGATAACCGCCAATCAATATAATGAAATGTTTACTTTTCATGGTTCTATCATGGTTTTTGTAGTGATAATCCCATTAATTCCTTCGACTTTAGGAAATTTTTTACTTCCTCTAATGATTGGTGCAAAAGATATGGCATTTCCAAAGCTAAATCTTACAAGTTTTTATCTTTATTTTATTGGCTCACTTTTTTTTATTGCGATTCTTGCCTTTGGAGGATTAGACACGGGCTGGACGTTTTACACACCATATAGCACTCAAACAAACACTGCAGTCACAATGGCTGTGGTTGGAGCTTTTGTATTAGGATTTTCAAGTGTACTAAATGGAATAAATTTTATTGTTACGGTGCATAAAATGCGAGCACCCGGTATGACATGGTTTCGACTGCCGTTATTTGTATGGGCTGTGTATTCTACAGCAATTATTCAAGTTTTAGCGACCCCAATCTTAGCAGTCACGTTATTTTTATTAGCGATAGAACGTTTACTCGGAGTGGGAATTTTTGACCCCTCACTTGGAGGAGATCCTATTTTATTTCAAAATTTTTTCTGGTTTTACTCTCACCCTGCTGTGTACATTATGATCCTTCCTGCGTTTGGTATAATTAGTGAACTCACAACCACACACAGTCAAAAAAATATTTTTGGTTACAAAGCCGTTGCTATTTCAAGTATTGTAATTGCTCTGTTTAGTTTTTTTGTTTGGGGACATCATATGTTTACAAGTGGTCAATCAGCCATTGCATCTGTAACGTTTTCGTTTTTAACATATACTGTCGCAGTGCCCACTGCGATAAAGGTATTTAGTTGGGTTGCAACACTATATAAAGGATCCATTCGCTTTTGCACGCCAATGTTTTATGTCTTTTCATTTTTAATTTTATTTGTCATTGGAGGAGTCACGGGAGTTTTTTTAGGAGCTCTTGCTGTAGACGTTCATCTTCATAATACCTATTTTCTTGTTGCACATTTTCATTATGTGATGATGGGAGGAGCTTTGATTGCATGGCTTGGAGGAGTGTATCACTGGTGGCCTAAAATAACCGGAAAAAAATATAACGATAAAATTGGAATTTTAGCTTGTATTTTAATTTTTATTGGGTTTAATTTAACATTTTTTCCGCAATTTATTATGGGATCACGAGGAATGCCAAGGCGATCTTACGACTACCTACCAGAATATCAAATTTTTCATGATTTATCGACAATAGGTTCAATAATTTTGAGTATCGCACTTATACTTGCATTTATTAATTTAATGTCTTCCTTGCTTAAAGGAAAAAATGAAACCAAACCCAATCCATGGAATTCAAAAACACTTGAATGGCAGCATAATACTGTAATTCCACCAACTGAAAACTTTACCACACAGCCTGTTGTAATTTCAAACCCCTACGAATTTAATAAATAG
- a CDS encoding ZrgA family zinc uptake protein → MKNINIFMSYSAIASLVPFYSFACEPGTAHNNTAEIDVSTGFFNKKKLDIQLRIPTKEAYGFEGKITNKEQEEKVNEVTNHIIVNLSEIIQLPKELNCKLTVNNISKFDNNSETYEVHKKGEHKSVKTDFPILKVDATAYCDKDTRKQLFIIDLSSSFKTINKISVSIDGLNQRKFTINNSNGNFKI, encoded by the coding sequence ATGAAAAATATAAATATTTTTATGAGCTACTCTGCTATTGCTAGTCTTGTACCTTTTTACTCTTTTGCTTGTGAACCAGGCACTGCTCACAATAACACTGCTGAAATTGATGTGAGCACAGGTTTTTTTAACAAAAAAAAATTAGATATTCAGCTTAGAATTCCTACTAAAGAAGCCTATGGTTTTGAAGGAAAAATCACTAATAAGGAACAAGAAGAAAAGGTAAATGAGGTAACAAATCATATTATAGTGAACCTCTCTGAAATAATTCAGTTACCAAAGGAATTAAATTGCAAATTAACTGTTAATAACATTAGCAAATTTGATAATAACTCTGAAACCTATGAAGTTCATAAAAAAGGAGAACACAAAAGTGTTAAAACTGACTTTCCAATTTTAAAAGTAGATGCCACTGCTTATTGTGACAAAGACACAAGAAAACAATTATTTATTATTGACTTATCAAGTAGTTTTAAAACTATTAATAAAATTTCTGTATCTATTGATGGATTGAATCAAAGAAAATTTACCATAAATAATTCAAACGGAAATTTTAAAATATAA